A region of the Sphaerodactylus townsendi isolate TG3544 linkage group LG15, MPM_Stown_v2.3, whole genome shotgun sequence genome:
tgatctggtagtttttgctcctaacatttcttcagatgccggccacagatgcaggcgaaacgttaggaacaagatctaccagaccacggccacacagcccggaaaacccacaaccaccacgTATTGAACAATTCACAAATATTTAATAATTGTTATACTTCATAAACATTGGTAAGCAAGAGCCATTCTCCATTAAGAAGGTCTCACCATCTTGCATCCTGCTCTTTACTCACCTTTCCAGCCGTCCGGAATGAccggaacaagaagaagaaggacacTCCGAAGCAAGAATGTTCAGAGAGCTACGTCATCACTCCAGAGGTGGAGGACCTCATCGAGAAAGTGCGTAAAGCCCATCAGGAGACCTTCCCGGCCCTCTGCCAGTTGGGCAAGTACACCACGGTGAGTGGTAGCCGGTAGGCATAAAGGGTCCACGTTCTTTTACTCTATACCATTTCAGACTGatgcccttccccttccctggATCACAGTGCTCAGGGCATCTCACAGCAGTCAGTGAACAAACaatcagcaaaaataaaacttaCAAGATCTTAAAATGCAATCCATGGAACTCGCTTCAGTTGCCGGTGCCTCTGTTTGCACGGCGGCTGCAGGAGCCAGCTGGGATCCTggcggcaggaggcagcacaatTCACAAAGGAAACACAACGTATCCATGCGAACTGCGCAGCTGAGAATCCCTccacctacctgcatggcatggcagctgcctattagagaatccactctaatggtgccCGGCTAGGGAATCCACCATACTGGTGGACGGCAGGAGGTGGACATAGAATGCTCCCTGCTTACTGTAGTTCGCACAGGtgagcaggaagcatttgaaacccaggttaaagaggaaaaaattgctaatttagtgacttttaTTTAACCCGGGTTCTGGCAAATAGAATGGGTTAGAAGCGTTtgggggggtgagttctgtgataacttccccccaaaaaacgcttttaaaaagggcctcaacctgttctatttggcccatgcagaatcagccatagtatCCTGGCTCAGAGTCGTGCTCAGAGTGGTAGAATCGCAGGTGGCCACGGCGGAGGAGCATCTCAGCAAAGATTTGTTGGGGATGCAGGTACTCTGCGCTAACAAATCTTTCCAATTATCTCCCATCAGAAACCACATCCTTCCACCCAAATAAATATATGCTGCTGTTGTCTAGGGAACATAGAATGCTTTCACCAGGCATGTTCCACATTTTCTAGTTTCTTTCAGGAGCtataagggctagaaacttgcatGGTGATATTCCTGGGGGGGAACACTCCTCCGGAAGACCGACTGTTTTGTCTGTCTGCCATAGTCTGCCATTCTCAAATACTGTGGCTCCAGTTCTTGCAAAGCTGTGAATTTTAGCTTCAGAACTGTCCTACAGATAGTTTACATGGCTGAAACCCTCTCTTTCCATAGGATGATAAATGACATCAGGGACACTAGCCAATGTGACCTTGGAGAGGGCATTGGATTTCCTATGAAGTCCCCCTTCTTCAATTGGTTCTTCCACACCCAGCACTTGGTCTTCCAAGAAGGAAATTCTTATGGAAGCCCAGCTCCATCTGTGATTGAGTGTCAAATCCATTGgacctcttcctcttttcttttgctgtcttctCACCAGTTTTTTGGTATATTTTCCCCATTCTCCCTACCACAGAATAACAGTTCGGATCAGCGGGTGTCCCTGGACATTGACCTGTGGGACAAGTTCAGTGAACTGTCCACAAAGTGTATCATCAAGACCGTCGAATTTGCCAAGCAGTTGCCAGGTTTTACCACGCTCACCATCGCTGACCAGATCACGCTCCTGAAAGCAGCCTGCCTCGATATCCTGGTGAGTGAGGATGCccggcccccacccccaactaccTTTAACCAAGGAAGCCTTTGGAAACACGGAGCCCATAAGGAGACCCCTGTTGCTTAGCTCACAGTGTTAATGCAGACAGGAGAAGGGCAAAATAGGAGGGGAAATGATGCATACTCTCCCATTCGCCCCTTCCTAGATCCTGCGGATATGCACACGCTACACCCCGGAGCAAGACACCATGACCTTCTCGGACGGCCTGACGCTCAACCGCACTCAGATGCACAATGCGGGCTTTGGGCCCCTCACAGACCTGGTCTTTGCTTTTGCCAACCAGCTGCTGCCGCTGGAGATGGACGATGCCGAGACGGGCCTTCTCAGCGCCATTTGCCTCATATGTGGGGGTGAGTGCTGTTACTGAGAGGCGATATCTCCCGGATTAGGACCAAGTTATAGAAATGTATCCTCTGATCTCAGGGCACGGTCATGAAATGTGTGCAGCCACTGTGGAAGCACAGGGCTTTGCTCTTTGTGTATACGAATGAAAATGATACATAGCTTCCCCTTGGACCTTCAGAGGACTACTAATCCTTAAGGGATAAAAGACATGAAGAGCTCAGAGCAGAACTACAATGGCTGCCTGTCAGCTTTAAATTACCAGAGCTGGAATGCAGGATAATGGTCTGGTGTCTGGTATTGTATAACTTATTCTAACATGGCATTTTCATGTGTTTGGGCTTCATAGGAATCCCTCTACAAGCACCAAGAATGAGCAAGTCACAGTCAAACCTGAGTTAATGCCACACTTTTATCACCAATAATTAACCTTAGTGCATTTTTATTTGGCACCTGGGAGCTTGTTCATAAGAATGCTTTCACAACAGTCTCTGGgcagcaaaaataattttggaactaaagaaaaaagtgcagaataCTCTTTGCTGTTATCACCCCTGGGCCTACTTTTTGCTGAGGGGGTAAACTAGCTATGTGGACTTCTTTCTGTACAAACAGCAGATAGGGGTGGGAAGGTGGGGATTCACATGGTTGAATGCCCTTCTTTGCAAAAATGTTCTCCATGCAGAAAATCAAATATCAGGGAAGCAGTGAGCAGGGATCATTTCATGCAGAGAATCATGCAATCCTCTTTATCTCCCCCACGCCTGAAAAATAGGTCCGAAGTCAAGACACAGAGAGAACTGGGCAATGGGTGAGCCAAGCTGTTGCTAAATTCTTGACAGCACAAGAATTTTTTGTTGAGTGGGTGTTCCCAGGAGCAAGTGTTTGCagtaaatgaagaaaaaataatgCTTTCTGGAAGATACGGATGAGGTCCAGTTTATATGCTCATTAGAATCCAGTGATTAAGCTTTTCCTGGACAGTTCCATCTCTGGCTGCATGTGGGGGAGTTTATGTGTTTGGACGCTCCGCCATTCCCTTTTGAAACTCCCTACACATTCATGCCAAGCAGGTCAAGGAGAAGAGTTCAGCCTCCTGGGGATCCCTCTGCCTTGGACATTGTTTTTTCAGTGTGCAAAAAATGTGGGTTTTGTGGAGGAGGTCCTTGAGAAGTGCAGCCCCCTTAACCACCTTCTGGCCACTGTTGCAACCCTGTGCCTCCAGTGGAACAGCCCAGGAAAAAAACTTTACAACAAGACTCGGCCTCCCAGGCCAAAGGGGATAACCACACACACTAAAAACAAGCTCACAGCCccatggcggggagggggagaaaaggcttGGGGGAGCTTTGTGCTGGCATGTTTGTCCTCCCTGGGGAACACATCCTGGCGGACAAGACATTTCCTCAGCTCTGCTGAAAGTTCCGGGCGGTGGCCGGGCTTCACTGGTGTCCCAATCAGAACCAACACCCATGGtttaggagtgggggagggtccTGCAAGCTTGGGGGAGAGGTTTCTTTGCATTTTCTGCTCTTTGGGCCACCGGAAAGCCCTCTTAGAGACTGCgggccagtggcgtagcagcgCTGCATCCCGTTTCTGAGggttttggatgggactgcctgtGGGAGAGAGAGATATTTAGTCTGCCCAAGCCTAGGCATTGTGTCCTGGGAATGTTCTatttaaaaatgtgcaaaacaaCAAAATGCAAATACAGAGCTACGCCAAATATGTTGAGTCCTCCCCATATACCTGCCTTCTAATTCTAAAAgctacaaaccacctctgttgttcTGGGTGCAggataaaaaaacaaaacaaaacttgacCTTGACTTTTCCCAAGTCTGTTCGCCCTGGGAATTTTAActtggacagagagagagagagagagaggagaactCCCTGAGAGGAGAACTTCATAGACAGAAGTCCCAAGAACTCTCGGCAGGTGGGACTGGCATCCTTAACAGGCCAGGAATTGCCTGACATACCTTTATGTATTTCCTCTGGAGCTCTCAGAGCTACAAACATTTTGTGTGCGTCCTCATTAAAGCCTTGCTTATGCCTTCCCAAGCGCCAGATCGTGTTTTGTTGCACTGCAAACATCCACATGTATTGCCTGATGCTAGGCTAGGGGAAGGAGCATGTGCTAAATCCTTGCCCAGCAGCACCACCTGGTGGCAAAGTGAGGAAATGCTTTCCAGTATAAGCCACCCAAGAGTTTGTGCTTTTCTGTGGATGGATGAGAAGGCAGGTGCGCACGTTAGGGCAGGTTCAAGATATTTGATCACCCCAAGCAAAGTACACCCATCCCCTTTTAGATCTGTGCTGGTTACTGGGTACAAGCCAAGTCCCTGTGGTGGCACAAGCCAGGAGCGGATGCCAGGCCCCTGCCCTGTTGCCAGTGGCTGGGAGTAAGTCAAGTCCCTGTGGTGCATCTGTGCCCTTCCTTATGCTGACTAGAGCAGTCCCTTGGGTGGCATGGAAAGCCACCCTGCGTGTGTGTGTCTGCTGGgaggattttagaagaagaggaagaggagtttggatttatatcccccctttccctcctacaaggagattcaaaggggcttacaatctcctttcccttcttccctcacaacaaacaccctgtgaggtaggtggggctgagagagctccaaggaactgtgaccagcccaaggtcacccagctggcatgtgttggagtgcacaagctaatctgattcaccagataagcctccacagctcatgtggcagagcggggaatcaaactcggttccccagattagagtgcacctgctcttaaccactacaccatgctggctctcttttcaGTAATTTGAGTAGGTTATCATTAAAGAGGTAGAAGAAATGGAGGCTCCCAATATCTATTTTGAAAAACACTTACCAACTGCAGCTCCCCTGGGAAAACTAGAAGAATGAATAATGCattgcagtatttttttaaaaaattatttatagagactcaaggtggatgacATGATGTTAAGTCAGTGCAGTCAACCGTGTGAGACATctgataaacaatgcaataggaccaagatggtccaggctagccctgtctcatcacatctcagaagctgagcagggtcagccctggttagtattcagaCGGGGGCGATGCGTGTGCCGCTCAATTGCTATAGTCCTAAGAACATTTGGAATTAAAACTGGATAGAGCCGTTATCAAATCTTGGAGACGATGAAGTTTAACAGCTaaatttaatattaaatattcttgctgttttgaAAAATGCTGCCCAATAAATGTATTTGCTTACATTAATGCCTACGTGtgcctacagcaggggtagggaacctgcggctctccagatgttcaggaactacaatttccatcagcccctaccagcatggccaattggccatgctgacagaggctgatgggaattgtagttcctgaacatctggagagccgcaggttccctacccctggcctacagGAAGCAGAAACAACCAAAAGGAACATCTTTCTTTTAACAAGCTTCCACCAGGGGTCTTTTGTAAAGATTTACTGGCTGGAATCAGCAGTCGTCTGTGGGTCTTCAATCCAcggtttcttttattttctgctcTGTCATCTCTTGTATCTACCCATCTCTGGGTGGGAAaattcatagagatttgggggcggaacctggggagggctgaggggcggagcctggggaaggctaactttgggaagaggagggacctcagcaggtataatgtcacagactTCACCTTCCTTCAgcggactgatctctgtagtctgaagagcaTTTGCAATTCTAACGGAGATCTTCAGGACCCAACTGGGACCTTGACCTACCTGGCCAAAACAGTCAATCATCTCAATCAGAAACAGTTGGTCAGATCACCGTTTTCTATAAAATGGGAGGTAGATGCCTATTTTAATGGCTAGATTGGATTAGTTAACAATGCTGCCTACCTACCCAGCAAAAAATACAGCCATGGAAATAACCTCTAGCCTACATGGAGATAATTATTATTACTGACCCAGTTGCAGGAATTAGGCAGTTCCCAGACTTCCAATTAGAGAAgtgtcccatctttctctcctgtaaggagactcaaggcagcgtaaaaacttttttcccttcctctccccacaacagacaccttgtgagcagtggtgagattcaaataatttaacaaccggtttcggtggtgggattcaaataatttaacagctggtggtttacaaccaccattttaacaaccagttctgccaaagtggtgcgaacctgctgaatcccatcactgcttgtgaggtagatggggctgagagagttccaaagaactgtgactagcccaaggtcacccagcacgaatgtagcagtgtggaaacacaactggtttaccagataagcctctgccactcaggtggaggagtggggaatcaaacccggttctccagattagaattcaccttctCTTAACAACTGCACCACGCTGGAACACAAAGTCACTCAAATTAATTGGTGTAAGATATTTGGGTGACTTCCTTGCAGTGGTCCCTCTAACCATGGCAGGGAACTGCACGGAAGTTCCCTACTACTGAGTGGCGCAAAGCTGCCTGCGAGAGCCCTCTTGCCAGCAGCCGTCCAATCTGCGTGGCACCAATGCAGCACCTGTGTGGCCATGCGGCTTAAAGGGAACATTGCTTCCTAGGCCTTTCTCCACACCCTTCAAGCTGTGTGTGTGAATTGTTGTATCTGAAGACATTCCTTTCCCCGTCGTTTCTgcctgggaagaaaagcaacctTTCATCATAGAACATAAattcagggtttgttttttttcaaaacaactattttttaaaaagacacacattgtttgtttgtttgtttatttgtttaaaacactgattagccacctttctccctagcagaactcaaggcagtttacatcaTAAATAAAGTGAtcataaaaacacaacaaaagcaatgtaaatttaaacaacaaatgtCAAAACCCATAAAAAGTCGCTGTTTAAAAATGCCAATTAGGACTGCcgataaataaaaacaaaatcagtcAAGTGCAGTCTGAAATAAAACTGCCTTCAGCTCCTTCCTGAAGATTGACAGTGAGGGGGCCAGTTCGAAGGACCTCTCCCTGCAATCATTATTTGCAGGCAGCAATGTCTGGAAGATGATCCTTCAGATATCCTGCTCTCAGCCCATTTTGAATTGGGTTCAGGGAAGCATCAGTAGTATCAGGGTAAAATGGTCCCAGTAGCTAACTCCAGTCAGCAGTCTAGCCACAGCATTCTatcacaggcgtagctaccacggggacatccggggacaagtgccccgggcgccaccttgtggtgggcgcaaaaattgcaggttcgtttgtggctttctgtattttttactttttttcaattttggcctgcagggggtgcagtttttaggctattggcaccacaattgcaggctatcgtcaggtgactctcctgatgatacctgccacgtttggtgaggtttggttcagggggtccaacgttatggacctccaaagggggtgaccccatcctccattgtttccaatgggagctaatagtagatgggctatcattttgagggtccataactttggaccctctgaatcaaacttctctaaacctaggtagtatcataaggatagtctcctgctgataccacccaggtttggtgaaggttggttcaaaaaggggtgctccatcccccattgtttccaatgggagctaatggtagacggggctacccttttgaaggtccataactttggaccccctgaaccaaacttcactaaacctgggtggtataatcaggatagtctcctaaagatagcctaaaattttggtaatgttagcttaaacattgctctcctgacaggcaccctcaaattttccccgggttctctctttaaatccaccccctttggagtggatttaaagggagaatctgggctccctagattaaaaaaaacattgaaagtattgttgaaggcttcccaaccagattcaactggttgttgtgggttttacagactgtgtggccgtggtctggtagatcttgttcctaacgtttcacctgcatctgttgctggcatcttcagaggtgtatcacagagaaaagtctgttataagagaagtctggacacagtgtataacagacttctctctgtgatacacgtctgaagataccagccacagatgcaggtgaaacattaggaacaagatctaccagaccacagcaatgcagcccagaaaacccacaacaacctacattgacaatgatgctgtttggtgtggatgggtgggaaatctaccctgaaacagcaccattttcaatgttgtttaaactagagagcccagagtctatctttaaggtggatttaaaaggagattctgggctctctagtttaaacaacattaaaagtgatgttgtttcagggtggattccccccttcaaaaaatagcatcactttcaatgttgtttaaactagggaggcctgggtgtgttcagatttgtgttttcgggcatgttctataatgtgatggtgactttgagatgacctggtgcaaaaaaatgttgtttggttgtggtgggggagggatgctgcccatattgggggggggggggactcagattttgcccctggctccattttccgtagctacgccactgcattctatactagctgcagcttctgaacactcttcaaggatAGCTCTAGTAAGaacacattgcagtagtccattCTAAACGTAATGaaggcatggatcactatggTTTGACCTGACTGAACCATAGTGGGAAggtataaaaatatttattggctTTTTTCTTATTGATTGTTTCAATTCAGCCCGTGTCGTTGTTCCGGGGTTTTCCTACATAGGAATGACTTTGCTGTGAAAACTTGCTAGgcgaccttggtccagtcatacCCACTTAGTCTAACCTACTTTTCAGGGCAAAATGGAAGTgagaatgtaagctgctttggatcccctctGGGGCAAAAGATGGCATATACATGAATTAAATTAATAACCACACCAAGATGATTAAAAATACAGTCAGCCAGTCCCCAAACCCCAGCGATGGTCTTCTGCATTgatatagtccagtggtggcgaacctttggcactccagatgttatggactcccatcagtccctgccagcatggcctgatgggaattgtagtccataacatctggagtgccaaaggttcgccaccatgggtatagtcTTAGCTGATGGTTTTATAGCTCTTATGGTGTGGTGCCATATGTATAATCCCTGTGGGAAAAGTgaattataaataatgtaaataaaatttaaattaaaaaaacctcgTCTTGCTTGTGGGCCGTTTTAACAGCTATCTAAAATGCAGCCATTCAACTGGTGCTttattttccctatttttttgCAGGTGGGAAGGTGATGTGATATGAAAGCAGCAGGCATTCTGTTTCTCTCAATTGAACAGCTGTTCAAAGCACAGAGAATCTCAAGGGGTGGGGTCAAAGCCTGTTAAGTGCTGCCTTATGAAGTCTCTGACAAGGAAGAGAGATTTCTGGGGCATCGTGGCTCCTTCGTCCATCTGTGCCCGACAAATAGGAGCTGAATAGCCCTTTGTGTCCTGCTCGAGAAGCACTTTGATCTATGCAATATCTGTGCATAAACCACGCATTTAAAAAGAGTTTCTTCCCCAGGCATGTTGGCTTTAAGGAAACTGGTTATTTTGGCTGCAGAATGAGGGTCCTTATCAGAGCTTAATCCCTTCACTGACTCTCTGCTTCCCCAACTCTCCATTACTAGATCGGCAGGACCTAGAACAGCCGGACCGAGTGGACAAGTTGCAGGAGCCGCTACTGGAAGCCCTGAAAATCTATGTGAGGAAGCGAAGGCCCAGCAAGCCTCACATGTTCCCCAAAATGCTAATGAAAATCACAGACCTGCGAAGCATTAGTGCAAAGGGTAAGGGGGTTAAGACTGCAGTCTGTTTTTATTCCTTTAAGACTTCAACTTTTCCAGACCTGGGACCCACGTTTAATCTCCAAGTGGAATACATGAGGCCCAATGACCCACAAGCACATGACAGGAAATCACATAACTGGAAGAGGGTAAGCAAAGTTGTGACCTCACCAATGTCTAGGCCAGTGTTGTGGGCCAGAGACCAAAAGTCATGGACAGGAAATGTGAATCAAACGCAAGGAAGTGGAATGTAGTGAGGAACAAGCCGATGGAGTTAGGTTGCCTGGTTAGGTTGCCTTGTCCTGCTGTTTTTCTCCAAATACATGCAGAGGCAACAATAGGGTTGCTGGGCAACTGGTGAGAGGATTGGGGGCATGAATATGAGGGGGCATCCCGAACATGATGATGTCAGTTCTGAGAAACCTCAGAAGTGACagcagtagctctaggaattgccagaaactctatgtttttaccagcaattcctagagttaccaccatcacttccagaagtgacctCATCAGCTTGCAACACTggcaagaagggttttttttttttaatttccccagcTGCCACTTGGAGTGGCAGAAGGCAAGGGAAACTTCGGGCCGGGGACTTCCTGCACTGACTAGAGGGTCAGCAGGCCTAAATGTaaggtttccagctccaggttggaaaatacctgaagattttttttggggggggggggaggtgaagtccaggggcagagtgagaaaGAACTGCTCCTGGGacacgcgtgcaccctgtgcccctgctgcggcggCACCTGCCCCCGTCCAgccccctccattttctccaggtgaattaatTTCTGTCGTCTCGGGATCACTTGTGCTGGCAAGAGAGCTACAGTCAcagcctggagactggcaaccctacctggtcCCTGTGTGTCGGTTAAGGGCTATAAGCCAATTGGCGAAAAATGGGGAAACTTGTAGATAATAATTTGGCGGAAAGGGGATGGAGTGATCTGAAAAATACACCAATGCCTCAACAGGGGCCTTTAAAACTCTGATTGATAAAGATAAGAGGTTCACGCAAACCAAGTCAGAATGATTGGAAGCACAGTTCCTTTTTGACTAGAAATATTGCTTTCAAACTCGGAAGCCAGAGCCAAATCTATTCACTACAGCTTCCCTCACATATTAGAAATGTAAGTGCACTCCTAAGAGAGAGGTTAATAAGCAACAGCAAGTTTGATGCTGCTGAGGACCTTAAGTGTGATTATTCATTGCTCCCGTTACAGACACTTGGCTCAAACAGATAGGCATGTTCGTAAAATGCAGTTCAGAAATTCACAGAGCCTCAGTTTGTCtcggggaatttggggggggggggagtttagcCCTTCAGTCTCTCTTCACTATATCAAACCAGCCCCGCCCCCGCTTTGTTAGCATTTGAAGGAAAATGTATCCTTTACAGGCACACAAACACTTTGAAAATGCTGATAACACAGCAAGGGAACCTAGTTTTCGGGAGATGAATATGGAGGTTGAAAATTTAGCATCTTCTCTCTTC
Encoded here:
- the RARA gene encoding retinoic acid receptor alpha isoform X1 — encoded protein: MASNSGSCSTPGSGHLNSYSVPHYAFFFPHMIGGLSPPGTLPGMQHQLPVSGYSTPSPATIETQSTSSEEIVPSPPSPPPLPRIYKPCFVCQDKSSGYHYGVSACEGCKGFFRRSIQKNMVYTCHRDKNCIINKVTRNRCQYCRLQKCFEVGMSKESVRNDRNKKKKDTPKQECSESYVITPEVEDLIEKVRKAHQETFPALCQLGKYTTNNSSDQRVSLDIDLWDKFSELSTKCIIKTVEFAKQLPGFTTLTIADQITLLKAACLDILILRICTRYTPEQDTMTFSDGLTLNRTQMHNAGFGPLTDLVFAFANQLLPLEMDDAETGLLSAICLICGDRQDLEQPDRVDKLQEPLLEALKIYVRKRRPSKPHMFPKMLMKITDLRSISAKGAERVITLKMEIPGSMPPLIQEMLENSEGMDTLGATTGASSRIVPPPGSCSPSLSPSSNRSSPATHSP
- the RARA gene encoding retinoic acid receptor alpha isoform X2, whose protein sequence is MYESVDVAGLNGSPNPFFMMDFYNQNRACLIQDKGPGNPNPYGTPLRNQHWNNSNHSIETQSTSSEEIVPSPPSPPPLPRIYKPCFVCQDKSSGYHYGVSACEGCKGFFRRSIQKNMVYTCHRDKNCIINKVTRNRCQYCRLQKCFEVGMSKESVRNDRNKKKKDTPKQECSESYVITPEVEDLIEKVRKAHQETFPALCQLGKYTTNNSSDQRVSLDIDLWDKFSELSTKCIIKTVEFAKQLPGFTTLTIADQITLLKAACLDILILRICTRYTPEQDTMTFSDGLTLNRTQMHNAGFGPLTDLVFAFANQLLPLEMDDAETGLLSAICLICGDRQDLEQPDRVDKLQEPLLEALKIYVRKRRPSKPHMFPKMLMKITDLRSISAKGAERVITLKMEIPGSMPPLIQEMLENSEGMDTLGATTGASSRIVPPPGSCSPSLSPSSNRSSPATHSP